A single region of the Bifidobacterium asteroides DSM 20089 genome encodes:
- a CDS encoding carbohydrate ABC transporter permease, giving the protein MSYAAEFASLVKDREREKRKHPDNKAACAFMAPWVIGAVFLSLIPMIASVVLSFTKYNMLTSPKFVGLQNFATLFKDIRFQHSLRVTFTYVIVSVPLQLLAALALAVILDRGMKGLTFYRSAFYLPSMLGGSVAIAVLWKMVFGSEGLFNNFLNMFGLHVTQSWIGNPATANWTLVALHVWQFGSAMVIFLAGLRQIPRELYEAASVDGAGKWRQFRSITMPMLSPIVFFNLVMSIINSFQTFTQAFVVSGGTGGPSDSTLFYTLYLYQQGFGQLKMGYASAMAWILVLIVAVFTLINFALSKYWVYYDD; this is encoded by the coding sequence GTGAGCTATGCCGCTGAGTTCGCTTCATTGGTGAAGGACAGGGAAAGGGAGAAGCGGAAGCATCCTGACAATAAGGCAGCATGTGCTTTTATGGCCCCATGGGTCATCGGGGCTGTCTTTTTGTCACTTATACCGATGATCGCTTCCGTTGTCTTGTCGTTCACCAAATACAACATGCTGACCAGTCCAAAATTTGTGGGCCTGCAGAATTTTGCCACCCTGTTCAAGGATATAAGATTTCAGCATTCGCTACGAGTCACCTTCACCTATGTCATTGTGTCTGTGCCGCTACAGCTTTTGGCTGCGCTGGCACTCGCAGTGATCTTGGATCGCGGAATGAAGGGGTTGACATTTTATCGCTCCGCCTTTTATTTGCCTTCAATGCTCGGCGGTTCCGTGGCCATAGCAGTCCTATGGAAGATGGTGTTTGGTTCGGAAGGACTATTTAACAATTTCCTGAATATGTTCGGCCTTCACGTGACTCAGTCCTGGATAGGAAATCCCGCCACTGCAAATTGGACCTTGGTGGCTTTGCATGTCTGGCAATTCGGTTCCGCCATGGTGATCTTCCTGGCGGGATTACGGCAGATTCCCCGGGAGCTCTACGAGGCCGCGAGTGTCGATGGGGCGGGAAAGTGGAGGCAGTTCCGGTCAATTACCATGCCGATGCTGTCGCCCATAGTCTTCTTCAACTTGGTCATGAGCATCATCAATAGTTTTCAGACTTTCACCCAAGCATTCGTGGTCTCCGGAGGCACGGGTGGACCATCCGACTCCACGCTGTTCTACACCCTGTATCTCTACCAACAGGGTTTTGGCCAGCTGAAGATGGGTTATGCTTCCGCAATGGCTTGGATCCTGGTGCTCATCGTGGCTGTATTTACACTGATCAATTTCGCTCTTTCAAAGTACTGGGTGTATTACGATGACTGA
- a CDS encoding carbohydrate ABC transporter permease — MTDSHKNLKTGSPSAALPVFGHRSADMFKQLIKQILLFVFALVMLYPILWMIASSLRGQNEIFKNMGLLVTHPIWSNYVKGWNALSYPFSKYFINSFIIVIFAIIGNIITCSLTAYAFARLDFSFRNIMFGFMLLMLMVPIHVIVIPQYIIWNSLGMINTIVPLVLPKFLAMDGFFVFLFYQFIRGIPRDLDEAAKIDGAGHLRIFFQVLLPLMKPAIGTTAVFTFMWTWNDFFSQLIYLTKPQYYTVPIALRTFIDAQSQSSYGPMFAMSVLSIVPLFLVFCFGQRYLVEGIATTGGK; from the coding sequence ATGACTGATTCGCACAAAAATTTGAAAACAGGCTCTCCGTCCGCTGCTCTTCCCGTTTTTGGTCATCGGAGCGCGGATATGTTCAAGCAGCTTATCAAGCAGATTCTCCTGTTTGTCTTTGCCCTTGTCATGCTTTATCCAATCTTGTGGATGATAGCTTCAAGTCTGCGCGGGCAAAATGAGATTTTCAAGAATATGGGGCTCTTGGTAACCCACCCAATCTGGTCGAACTATGTCAAAGGCTGGAATGCGCTAAGCTACCCGTTCAGCAAGTATTTCATCAATTCATTCATCATTGTGATCTTTGCCATCATTGGCAACATCATCACCTGTTCGCTGACCGCCTATGCTTTTGCACGATTGGATTTCAGCTTCAGGAATATCATGTTCGGCTTTATGCTGCTCATGCTGATGGTCCCAATCCATGTCATTGTGATTCCGCAGTACATCATTTGGAATTCCCTGGGCATGATCAACACGATCGTGCCGCTGGTCCTTCCCAAGTTCCTGGCCATGGATGGGTTCTTCGTCTTTCTGTTTTATCAATTCATACGAGGCATACCCCGGGATTTGGATGAAGCGGCGAAGATCGATGGAGCCGGTCATCTGCGGATATTCTTCCAAGTGCTTCTGCCATTGATGAAACCGGCCATCGGGACAACTGCCGTATTCACCTTCATGTGGACCTGGAATGATTTCTTCAGTCAGCTCATCTATCTGACCAAACCACAGTATTATACGGTCCCCATTGCTCTCCGTACTTTCATCGATGCCCAATCACAGTCATCCTATGGCCCCATGTTTGCCATGAGCGTCCTGTCGATTGTCCCGCTCTTCCTGGTCTTCTGCTTCGGACAAAGATATCTGGTCGAGGGTATTGCAACAACCGGCGGCAAGTAG
- a CDS encoding DUF624 domain-containing protein: MATRPWQLIQASLVFTLACLPIITIPLACSALCRVCDMLMQRRICNPWHDFPRAMIQDWKRVMCAGWTLLAFQVAAFTGIVFCARAGGPGGDIAMMGFILIFVLFCMAATYVFPLIWATDLHYHNLVRDSLLLTMVRLPRNMLVLLAGPCLIVITALLVPDLLCILLLLAWGPLALVHVWNASEGIRQYVIVGRPSA; the protein is encoded by the coding sequence ATGGCAACAAGGCCGTGGCAGCTTATCCAGGCGAGCCTGGTCTTCACCCTCGCCTGTCTGCCAATAATCACCATACCCTTGGCCTGTTCAGCCCTGTGCCGGGTTTGCGATATGCTCATGCAACGCCGGATCTGCAACCCCTGGCATGATTTTCCAAGGGCCATGATTCAAGATTGGAAGCGCGTCATGTGCGCAGGATGGACGCTGCTGGCCTTTCAGGTGGCTGCTTTCACGGGGATTGTCTTCTGCGCCCGGGCTGGAGGCCCTGGCGGCGACATAGCCATGATGGGATTCATCCTTATATTCGTCTTGTTCTGCATGGCTGCCACTTATGTTTTTCCACTCATATGGGCGACTGATTTGCATTACCATAATCTGGTCCGCGATTCCCTGTTATTGACCATGGTCAGGCTGCCCCGGAACATGTTGGTTCTCCTCGCTGGGCCTTGCCTGATCGTGATCACGGCCCTTCTCGTTCCGGATCTGCTCTGCATCCTGCTCCTTCTTGCCTGGGGTCCGTTGGCTCTTGTCCATGTATGGAACGCCTCTGAAGGCATCAGGCAGTATGTCATCGTTGGACGACCTTCCGCATGA
- a CDS encoding ABC transporter substrate-binding protein — translation MKYKSTLIAAVAAASAVVMALSGCGSSVSASGGGDDPTLAPKGEKVSITLNWWGSDARVKLTESAVKRFEQANPNIHVDMQYSDWGGYWDKLATSVAGDNAPDVMQMDESYFSSYASQGSLYDLSKVSKYLDLGNMAAENKKAGQIDGKQYAAETSVTLIGVIVNMDILEKLGITLPDTSKWTWKEYEDVCQQVVDKSNGQYVGTQPTFGGYDFQLWQRQHGKRTMFTGNKVTIDKKLMSDYMQKAYDWTHGKNPIAGSPDRWSEQFSAVNGTLQDSDMAKGKQALSFGSGGLSSQLAQYAKALGTENFKIVPMPADKSASKKYYYMKPGMYWSMSAKTKHPAESAKLIDFLINDDETGKEFGTDRGIPSNKKIRKELDSVANPLDKQLFAFVDQMSKISGPNPDPTPNGASGFTNAFLRKLQDVVFDKSKPDKAADELISEIQNSVDTAS, via the coding sequence ATGAAATACAAAAGTACGCTGATCGCAGCCGTTGCTGCCGCTTCTGCTGTGGTTATGGCTCTGTCGGGCTGTGGTAGTTCAGTCAGCGCCAGTGGTGGCGGCGATGACCCGACTTTGGCCCCCAAAGGGGAGAAGGTCTCTATCACGCTGAACTGGTGGGGCTCCGACGCTCGCGTTAAGCTGACCGAATCCGCAGTGAAGCGATTCGAACAGGCCAATCCCAACATTCACGTAGATATGCAATACTCCGATTGGGGTGGATATTGGGACAAGCTGGCAACCTCGGTGGCTGGGGATAACGCTCCTGACGTGATGCAAATGGATGAAAGTTATTTTTCCTCCTATGCCTCGCAAGGATCGCTCTATGACCTTTCCAAGGTTTCGAAATACCTGGATCTGGGAAACATGGCTGCGGAAAACAAGAAAGCCGGACAAATCGATGGAAAGCAGTATGCAGCCGAAACAAGCGTCACTTTGATTGGCGTAATCGTCAATATGGACATACTGGAGAAATTGGGCATCACCCTTCCTGACACCTCGAAGTGGACCTGGAAGGAGTATGAAGATGTCTGTCAGCAGGTGGTCGATAAGTCCAATGGTCAGTATGTGGGCACCCAGCCTACCTTCGGCGGCTATGACTTCCAGCTTTGGCAGCGTCAACATGGCAAGAGAACAATGTTCACTGGCAACAAGGTCACCATCGATAAGAAACTGATGTCAGACTACATGCAGAAAGCCTATGACTGGACCCATGGCAAGAACCCCATTGCCGGCAGTCCCGACAGGTGGAGTGAGCAGTTCTCTGCAGTAAACGGAACCCTCCAGGATTCGGATATGGCCAAGGGCAAGCAGGCTCTCTCGTTCGGATCAGGCGGCCTCTCATCCCAGCTGGCTCAGTATGCAAAGGCACTGGGAACTGAAAACTTCAAGATAGTTCCCATGCCTGCTGACAAGTCGGCGAGTAAGAAGTACTATTACATGAAGCCGGGGATGTACTGGTCGATGTCGGCGAAGACCAAGCACCCCGCAGAATCTGCCAAGCTGATCGACTTTCTGATCAACGATGATGAAACCGGCAAGGAGTTTGGCACGGACCGTGGCATCCCTTCCAACAAGAAAATTCGCAAGGAACTGGACAGCGTTGCAAATCCGCTTGATAAGCAGCTGTTCGCGTTTGTGGATCAGATGAGCAAGATCTCTGGTCCCAATCCAGACCCGACCCCTAACGGAGCCAGTGGGTTTACCAACGCCTTCCTACGCAAGCTTCAGGATGTCGTCTTTGATAAGTCCAAGCCTGATAAGGCTGCAGATGAATTGATCAGCGAAATTCAGAATTCGGTGGATACTGCGTCCTGA
- a CDS encoding LacI family DNA-binding transcriptional regulator, with amino-acid sequence MRKVVKLADIAKEAGVSTATVSKVVNGRSDVAKTTRDHIEKLLDSAGYKKSLTKTANSNSIEVILERIDTVWSLEILQGVSEMAQENDLSVTLTMAKTGDESDNHSWVYGTLGRRPIGVIFVLLEGNKKERRLLTSRNIPFVTVDARGEVAQDSITLRADNWTGGLLGTRHLISLGHTRIGIITGPKDMTCSMARYDGYCSAMAKAGIPVDPALKRSGQFTESDGRAQALSLLSMDNRPTAIFAGDDLQAMGIYEAARQLDISIPGDLSVVGFDNIRTSEYLGPALTTVEQPISEMARHAVKLILQMKDGQKVENENVFPTKLIVRNSTAPARENKG; translated from the coding sequence ATGAGGAAAGTTGTGAAACTCGCTGACATTGCAAAAGAGGCCGGAGTCTCCACTGCCACTGTCTCCAAGGTCGTCAATGGACGATCCGATGTAGCCAAGACCACACGCGACCATATCGAGAAGCTGCTAGACTCGGCAGGATACAAGAAATCGCTGACCAAGACCGCCAACAGCAATTCGATTGAAGTCATTCTCGAACGAATCGATACCGTATGGTCCTTGGAGATCCTCCAAGGGGTGAGCGAAATGGCTCAGGAAAACGACCTGAGCGTCACTCTGACGATGGCCAAGACCGGTGACGAGAGCGACAATCATTCCTGGGTCTACGGGACTCTGGGACGGCGTCCAATTGGGGTTATCTTTGTGCTTCTGGAAGGCAACAAGAAGGAAAGACGCCTGCTCACATCCCGCAATATTCCTTTCGTCACAGTGGATGCACGAGGCGAAGTCGCACAGGACTCCATCACGCTCAGGGCGGACAATTGGACTGGTGGACTTTTGGGAACCAGACATCTAATCTCCCTGGGGCACACCCGGATCGGAATCATCACTGGTCCGAAAGACATGACCTGTTCCATGGCACGTTATGACGGATACTGCTCAGCCATGGCCAAGGCAGGCATTCCTGTGGATCCCGCCTTGAAGCGTTCAGGTCAATTCACCGAAAGCGACGGTCGCGCACAGGCCCTGTCCCTGCTCTCCATGGACAATAGGCCAACAGCCATCTTTGCTGGTGATGACCTTCAGGCCATGGGCATCTATGAAGCGGCCCGACAGTTGGACATCAGCATTCCAGGCGATTTGTCCGTAGTCGGATTCGACAACATCCGAACCTCGGAATACCTGGGTCCAGCCTTGACCACGGTTGAACAGCCGATTTCCGAGATGGCCCGTCATGCCGTTAAACTCATTCTGCAAATGAAGGATGGGCAAAAGGTGGAGAACGAAAACGTGTTTCCCACCAAACTTATTGTCAGGAACAGCACGGCGCCAGCACGTGAAAACAAGGGGTGA
- a CDS encoding alpha-glucuronidase, whose protein sequence is MVFIMNSAALPAEQDGAYRIHTEGDCVCIEGNTATALLYGLYGWVRRKACGQQIDDFESVPNQALRMIDHWDQTDGSVERGYAGESIFFGVLGSNSHADFRNFPDRHQDDPFRGDLARVTAYARLLASIGINAIALNNVNVRGQAKKLIVEPYLDRVAVLAGIFGQFGIRVFLSVNFASPIDVGGLSTADPLDDEVSAWWEKTVDDIYERIPAFGGFLVKADAEGEPGPMRYGRTHVDGANMLARPLSRHGGLVIWRAFVYDCNQDWRDRSLDRAKSAYENFIGLDGLFAENVVLQVKFGPIDFQVSEPVNPLIGRMTRTNLMIEFQITAEYLGQQIDVNYVLPQWLAMTNWDTCAPQTDARVKAVVPKLCLVSAHTGFAGVSNVGMDDNWTGNTLAQANLYGFGRMCWDSDATAGSILDEWMTLTFPDLRGPAREAVSEIMLTSNKTFKNYTAPLGVGFMVKPGLHYGVDVNGYEYDRWGTYHFADRDGIGVDRTKSTGTGFTAQYHKALEERFEHAETTPDDLLLFFHHLPYDHVLHDGQTLIQHIYSSHFEGVKEVERYITLWKKVQGSIPQADWENVADRLQAQKADAVEWRDQINTYFHRMSGVPDRLGRKIYA, encoded by the coding sequence TTGGTCTTCATAATGAATTCCGCTGCCTTACCCGCGGAACAGGACGGGGCCTATCGCATCCACACAGAGGGGGATTGTGTCTGCATCGAAGGCAATACGGCCACGGCCCTCCTCTATGGCCTCTACGGATGGGTGCGCAGAAAGGCATGCGGGCAGCAGATCGATGACTTTGAGTCAGTGCCGAATCAAGCATTGAGAATGATCGACCACTGGGATCAGACGGATGGTTCGGTTGAGCGCGGGTACGCAGGCGAATCCATCTTTTTCGGCGTTCTGGGTTCTAATAGCCATGCTGATTTCCGTAATTTTCCTGATCGGCACCAGGACGATCCCTTCCGAGGTGATCTGGCAAGGGTGACCGCCTATGCCCGTCTTCTGGCATCAATCGGTATCAATGCCATAGCTTTGAACAATGTGAATGTGCGAGGCCAGGCCAAGAAACTGATTGTCGAACCATACCTCGACCGGGTTGCAGTGCTCGCGGGCATCTTCGGGCAATTCGGCATTCGGGTCTTCCTGTCGGTGAACTTCGCTTCGCCCATCGATGTCGGAGGTCTGTCCACGGCGGACCCCCTTGATGATGAGGTGTCGGCTTGGTGGGAAAAGACAGTCGATGATATATATGAGCGCATTCCCGCCTTTGGCGGTTTCCTGGTCAAAGCGGATGCTGAAGGAGAGCCGGGCCCCATGCGGTACGGGCGCACCCACGTCGATGGGGCCAATATGCTGGCTCGACCCCTGTCCAGGCACGGTGGCCTTGTCATATGGAGGGCCTTTGTCTACGACTGCAATCAGGACTGGAGGGATAGGAGCCTGGATAGGGCCAAATCCGCATACGAGAACTTCATTGGTCTTGATGGGCTGTTTGCCGAAAATGTCGTTCTCCAGGTCAAATTCGGCCCCATCGATTTCCAGGTCAGCGAGCCTGTCAACCCCTTGATAGGTCGCATGACCCGTACGAATCTTATGATTGAGTTCCAAATCACCGCTGAATACCTAGGTCAGCAGATTGACGTCAACTATGTTCTGCCGCAGTGGCTGGCAATGACCAATTGGGATACCTGTGCCCCACAGACTGATGCACGTGTCAAGGCCGTGGTGCCGAAGCTGTGCCTGGTTTCCGCTCATACGGGTTTCGCAGGAGTCAGCAATGTGGGCATGGATGACAACTGGACAGGAAACACCCTGGCTCAGGCCAACCTTTACGGGTTCGGTCGTATGTGCTGGGATTCCGATGCCACGGCTGGCTCCATTCTGGATGAATGGATGACGCTCACCTTTCCTGATTTGCGCGGCCCGGCAAGGGAGGCTGTCAGTGAGATCATGCTCACTTCGAACAAAACCTTCAAGAACTACACCGCTCCTCTGGGTGTAGGGTTCATGGTCAAGCCCGGTTTGCACTATGGCGTGGATGTGAACGGATATGAATACGACCGGTGGGGCACGTATCATTTTGCTGACCGAGACGGAATCGGCGTGGACCGAACGAAATCAACCGGGACAGGCTTTACGGCCCAGTATCATAAGGCTCTTGAGGAGCGGTTCGAACATGCGGAGACAACCCCGGACGATCTGCTGCTCTTCTTTCACCATCTGCCTTATGACCATGTGCTTCATGATGGGCAGACGCTCATCCAGCACATCTACAGCTCCCATTTCGAAGGCGTAAAGGAAGTTGAGCGATATATAACGCTTTGGAAGAAAGTCCAGGGCTCGATTCCCCAGGCTGACTGGGAGAACGTGGCCGACAGACTCCAGGCGCAGAAAGCCGACGCGGTCGAATGGCGCGATCAGATAAACACATACTTCCATCGCATGAGCGGAGTGCCCGACAGGCTCGGCCGCAAGATTTACGCATAA
- a CDS encoding glycoside hydrolase family 43 protein — MIIDNPVLKGFHPDPSMIRVGDTYYIATSTFEWFPGVRVHSSRDMVHWQYVTSILNSERMVNLRGDPSSGGVWAPDLSYSDGRFWLVFSDIKTVTGTFKDGTNYLTSAERIEGPWTDPVPINYVGFDASLFHDDDGRKYLIQQTWDHREYHHHFDGITLTEFDTSTMRLLPETSRTIWRGTDVRLSEGPHLYKINGWYYLFAAEGGTTFSHQETVSRSRTLQADSFETMPGDEPFLSNFDTPRSYLQKQGHGSLVDTPTGEWYYASLCARPWHRPQESVVDPRGWCTLGRETSIQKVEWDEDGWPHIKGGHGGSRYVEAPKDAPVSSQEHGEGHQHDDFESDTLGPDWCTLRVPFNEKMGSVGAGSLRLRGQGSLHNLFDLSLVARRWQAFDFDAQVRMDFEPRSYQAMAGLTNYYSDANFSWIFVTWDERRSTRVIEVAQSDGNRYVSYLKDEAIPVPTSAHVWFKTKVRTSSYSYQYSFDGRHWATVPVILDAAVLSDDHVYKQIDGYFTGGFVGLAAVDYSGYGSLATFSSFDYRELKERA, encoded by the coding sequence ATGATCATTGACAATCCGGTGTTAAAGGGCTTCCATCCTGATCCATCCATGATTCGTGTTGGGGACACCTATTATATAGCCACTTCCACATTCGAGTGGTTTCCCGGCGTACGCGTCCATTCTTCACGTGACATGGTCCATTGGCAATATGTGACCAGCATCCTGAATTCCGAGAGAATGGTCAATCTGCGTGGCGACCCCTCCTCGGGCGGCGTCTGGGCTCCTGACCTCTCCTATTCCGATGGACGGTTTTGGCTGGTCTTCTCGGATATCAAGACCGTCACGGGCACCTTCAAGGATGGCACCAACTATCTGACCAGCGCCGAGCGCATAGAAGGACCCTGGACCGATCCAGTGCCCATCAACTACGTGGGATTCGATGCGTCCCTCTTCCACGACGATGACGGCAGAAAGTATCTGATTCAGCAGACCTGGGATCATCGTGAGTATCATCATCACTTCGACGGAATAACACTGACTGAATTCGACACATCCACCATGCGGCTGTTGCCTGAGACATCCAGAACCATATGGAGGGGAACGGATGTCAGGTTGTCTGAAGGCCCTCATCTTTACAAGATCAATGGGTGGTACTACCTGTTCGCGGCCGAGGGGGGCACGACTTTCTCTCATCAGGAGACCGTCTCTCGTTCGCGGACGCTTCAGGCTGACTCTTTCGAAACCATGCCGGGCGATGAACCCTTCCTGAGCAATTTCGATACCCCCCGGTCCTACCTGCAGAAGCAGGGGCATGGATCGCTGGTGGACACCCCCACGGGAGAGTGGTATTACGCATCGTTGTGCGCTCGTCCCTGGCACCGACCCCAGGAATCGGTAGTGGATCCTCGAGGGTGGTGCACCTTAGGTCGCGAGACATCCATCCAGAAGGTGGAGTGGGACGAGGACGGATGGCCTCACATCAAGGGAGGCCACGGAGGGAGTCGGTATGTGGAGGCTCCCAAAGATGCCCCAGTGTCTTCGCAAGAGCACGGGGAGGGCCATCAGCATGATGATTTCGAATCGGATACGCTTGGTCCGGATTGGTGTACATTACGGGTGCCCTTCAATGAAAAAATGGGCTCAGTGGGTGCAGGCTCCCTCCGCTTGAGGGGCCAGGGGTCGCTGCATAATCTTTTTGACTTGTCTCTGGTGGCCAGACGCTGGCAGGCCTTCGATTTCGACGCTCAGGTGCGGATGGATTTTGAACCGAGATCCTATCAGGCTATGGCGGGGTTGACCAACTATTACAGCGACGCAAATTTCAGTTGGATATTTGTCACCTGGGATGAAAGGCGTAGCACGCGGGTGATTGAGGTCGCCCAATCTGATGGAAATCGTTACGTCTCATACCTCAAGGATGAAGCAATTCCTGTGCCTACGAGCGCTCATGTCTGGTTCAAAACCAAAGTCCGCACCTCGTCCTACTCCTATCAATACTCATTCGATGGTCGTCACTGGGCCACGGTTCCGGTTATCCTGGATGCGGCAGTCCTTTCGGACGACCATGTGTATAAGCAGATTGACGGTTACTTCACCGGTGGTTTTGTCGGCTTGGCAGCGGTTGATTATTCGGGTTATGGGAGCCTGGCCACTTTCAGCTCCTTTGATTACAGGGAGCTAAAGGAGAGAGCATGA
- a CDS encoding MIP/aquaporin family protein, which translates to MISGVQMFCSEFMGTALMMAIAVMVAASRSLPKTGAYRADWINASLGWGLAVYVGVYAGWRTGGHLNPAVTLARVVGHWIDPQATLNGLAMGKGGIPVTMANVAIFISAQFLGAFLGSCLGYLGTRKHFELSTDTDTKLMIFCTKPAIRSNFWNLTSEAIGTAILVSWVFLNGGTPTQVGPLGVALVITVLVMALGGVSGAAMNPARDFSARLAYCLLPMSGKKDADWSYAWIPFVGPIVGACIGVLAPAWMGLLP; encoded by the coding sequence ATGATCAGCGGTGTGCAGATGTTCTGCTCGGAGTTCATGGGCACCGCCCTTATGATGGCCATCGCGGTCATGGTTGCCGCCAGTAGGTCGCTCCCCAAGACAGGGGCCTATCGAGCCGACTGGATCAACGCGTCGTTGGGCTGGGGTCTTGCTGTCTATGTAGGCGTATATGCGGGGTGGAGAACGGGCGGCCATCTGAATCCGGCGGTGACCCTGGCCAGGGTGGTCGGTCACTGGATTGACCCACAAGCAACCCTGAACGGCCTGGCAATGGGCAAGGGTGGCATTCCGGTCACCATGGCCAATGTGGCCATCTTCATTTCCGCCCAGTTCCTTGGGGCTTTCTTAGGTTCCTGTCTGGGCTACCTGGGCACTCGCAAGCATTTCGAACTTTCGACCGATACAGATACCAAACTCATGATTTTCTGCACCAAGCCGGCCATACGTTCGAATTTCTGGAATCTGACATCGGAGGCCATCGGCACGGCCATCCTGGTTTCCTGGGTTTTCCTCAATGGTGGGACTCCTACGCAAGTCGGGCCGCTGGGCGTGGCCCTGGTCATCACGGTTCTGGTTATGGCCCTGGGAGGGGTTTCTGGTGCGGCCATGAATCCTGCACGTGACTTTTCCGCCCGATTGGCTTATTGCCTTCTGCCCATGTCCGGCAAGAAGGATGCGGACTGGAGCTACGCCTGGATACCCTTTGTCGGGCCGATCGTCGGAGCCTGCATCGGTGTGCTAGCTCCTGCCTGGATGGGGCTTCTGCCTTGA